TGATGCCCATGTTCCTCATGGTCATGCCCGGCATGATCAGCCGCATTCTTTACCCAGGTAATGTCTGCATCACACCAGGCTCAACGGTCCTGTGTCCCGTCCAGCGCCACCCCCCCCCTCCATTTTGTGCAAAGATCCAAGTGTCTGTCTCTTATACCTGCTACTGCACTAAGACTTGGGAACCTGGCATCTCAGTCCTGCTTCCCACCAGGAGTGCCATCTCTAGAACTCCCAGCTCACCCGAGGCTTCGGCGATCCTAGTTGTTCCTGGCCACCGTGTGGCTTCTTTCTTGCAGATGAAGTGGCATGTGTGGTGCCCGAGGTGTGCAAGCGGGTGTGCGGCACTGAGGTGGGCTGCTCTAACATCGCTTACCCACGGCTTGTTGTGAAGCTCATGCCCAATGGTGAGGGCTGGAAGCGGGTTGCCCTTGGCCTCTTGCCAATCCTTCACTACCCTGAACACGCTAACGGGCCAGCTTGACGGCTCTTGTTGGCCACAGGTCTGCGTGGGCTCATGCTAGCGGTCATGCTGGCCGCCCTCATGTCCTCCCTAGCATCAATCTTTAACAGCAGCAGCACACTTTTCACCATGGACATCTACACGCGTCTGCGGCCTCGTGCAGGTGATAAGGAGCTGCTGCTAgttggaaggtgtggcccaggcCCCCACCCTGCTCCAGGGACACACAGCAGAGGCTAATGGGGAAAGTGGGCGCTCGCTGAAGCCTGTCTTCTGCTGCAGGCTCTGGGTGGTCTTCATCGTGGCAGTGTCGGTGGCCTGGCTGCCGGTCGTGCAGGCAGCTCAGGGCGGGCAGCTCTTCGATTACATCCAGTCCGTCTCCAGCTACCTGGCGCCTCCAGTGTCTGCAGTCTTCGTGCTCGCACTCTTCGTGCCCCGGGTCAATGAGAAGGTGAGAGGGCACGCGCCCGTGAACCGGGGTGACAGGGTCATCCTGGGAAGCTAATGCTGCTTCTCTTACAGGGTGCTTTCTGGGGCCTGGTTGGGGGCCTGCTGATGGGCCTCGCTCGCCTCATACCCGAGTTCTTCTTTGGCACGGGCAGCTGCGTGCGGCCCTCAGCGTGCCCGGCGTTCCTCTGCCGGGTGCACTACCTCTACTTTGCCATTGTGCTCTTCGTGTGCTCCGGCCTCCTCACACTTGTAATCTCCCTGTGCACTGCACCCATTCCTCAAAAGCATGTAAGTGCCAGCCCCCAGAGGAAACGGAAGACCAAACATCAACTGTGTGGGAGGAATGAACCGTTTCTCACCCCTTTAGCCAGTCTGCTTCAAGGAATGCCCGCAGATAGACTCAACATTTCACACCGAGTGTTGGTAGAAGGCAGGGAGTTGAGTACGAGGTTGTATGTCCAGGGCAAGCACATTTACTTAACTAAAGTTTCTGGGAAGCAGAGCAAATGACACAAAAATACATTGTGATCAGAACTTAAGACCAGCCTGAAGAAGTACAATTCTGGGTGTAGACAATTCTTGGGGTAAAGCATTGGAAGTGGAAAGGGCCAATGACTTAATACTGGATGAGGATCTTGGGGTTCAGTGTGGAGGCAAAGGCTACCTTGGAAAGGAGAGTCTGAGTGACCTGAGCCCAAGCAAGtgcacatgccagaagagggaggcTGGGGAGGGCAGCGACAAAGCTGCTGTGCCAGTGTGGACCTGGCGTGGAGGGCACAACTCCCACCTAGTCCCTTCTCCCTAACTCCCCAGCTCCACCGCCTGGTTTACAGTCTCCGACACAGCAAGGAGGAGCGGGAGGACCTGGATGCTCAGGAATTAGAAAGTCCAGCACCTCCCCCTGTGCAGAATGGGTGCCAGGAGCACGCAGTGGGGATCGAAGGTAAGGCACGCCCAGGAGCCTTAGTTTGAAGCTAACTCCCTTCAAACTAACTGTGCACTCGCatttcttccagaggtccaggcCCCAGCTCCAGGCCCACTCCGCCAGTGCCTGCTCTGGTTCTGCGGGATGAGCAGGAGTGCCTCAGGGAGCCCTCCGCCCACTACTGAGGAGACGGCTGCAGCAACCAGGAGGATAGAGGATATCAGGGAGGATCCCAGCTGGGCTCGGATCGTCAACCTCAATGCCCTGCTCATGATGACGGTAGCTGTGTTCCTCTGGGGCTTTTATGCCTGAAGTCGAATGTGTTGGACACCACGCGCTGCAGCCATGGCATGTCTGCGCCTCACAGACTGAAGGGAGCTCGCTCGCAGTGGATCGTGGAAAGCGGGCGAGAATGTGGCAGGAAGGAACTGGTTCCCTTCCTCTTTACCTGGGGTCCAGCCCATTTGATTGTGTATCACTTCCCACAAGATGGTGACCAACTGGTTGTAGCAGTTTGCCCGTGCAAAAATAAAGCTGCCCTTCCAACATCCTGGTGAAGCCGAAATGTCCTTGTTCAGGGCCCCTGTCCTGGGCTCCGGGCCCCCAGCCGGGCTGCTCATGACACCTTCTTTTCTGGAGATAGAGGCCATGTGGCTCTCCACTCATTCACCTCTAGATGGTGCTTCTCTGTCTTCCAGCCAGCAGCTTGCAGCCCTAggaagaggtcagaggataagGCAGGGCGGAAGCTCTGGGCTGAGCCTGGGATGGGCTATGTGAGCAGAGGCTCAGGCCGTGCAGCCTTTCACTCTCTATGGGCTCCTCTGCTGGCAGAAAATGGAGCTCAAGTTTCATTTGGGGAGTGAGAAATCAGCCATAGCACATGGAAAAGAGGGAGAATGAAGTAGATGCTTTAAGACTAACTAGGTTTATGGACTACCAATATCAACAGAGTGTCAGAGACCATCCTAAACTCCAATCCTGAAGGTAGGGGGACAGTGACCCAGACTGAAGACCACAGATAAAAGCAGTCCtttagctgggcttggtggctcgtgcctgcaatcccagcactcagggaggcagaggcagacggatctttgtgagttccaggctagcctggcctacgaagtgaatccaggacagctaagggctatacagagaaaccctgtcttgaaaaacaacaacaaaaagcagtaCTTTCTCTCCCATTCAGGACCCAAGCTTGAAGAACCCAGGGGCTGATGTTACCTTTCAAGAACTTTGGAAACAGTGTGTCCAACACTTGATGTGTCTCCTTGACAAGAATCCAGCTTGCTTTCGTAGGACCTGGTGGGTGTAAAATCAGGGATTCTCACATCCTCAGTAGAACAGATAGCCCACCCTTTCTCACCTCTGCTGTAATCAGCACTAGACCATGCAGCTCTTACCAGCCCGAACCTGGTCCCTCAGCTCCGCTAGCTCTCCTGGAAGTGGTCCATCTTCCTGGAGGGCTCCgagaaccagcccatgagtggCAGCCCTTAAAATAGTCTCAGGGCCTGCATCTTGGCTCAGAGCAACCTGTACCTGGTCTGGGAAGACCCAAGGGACAAAGATCAGAAAAGAACTATTTCTCAAATGCCTTCAACCCATCTTTCTGATTCACTCGTCTGCCTGAGGCCATTGTAAACATGGATTCCCCATTCCTTCCTTTCCAACTTCAATTTCAGTTGTTTATTTAGCCAAACTGAAATGCTTAGTTCGAAGTACAATTTCACAGTCGCTCTATGAGGTAATTTCTTTCACCAGTGAAAATTAATGCCTTTAATACAACACAAACAATCGGCAATCCTGAGGACTTGTTTCCCTAACAAGGACTCAAGGTAAGAGACAAAGTGATCTCCAGAGGAGCCAACAGCCATAGTCTTTTTTGAACATGTTACGATGTATAAAGTCCTTTTTACAATCACCCTATTCAATCCTCACAAAAAGCCACAAGTAATAGGGCAACGTAGCTTCCTGTTATAGAGCGGTTCTCAGCTTgtaatgctgggacccttt
This is a stretch of genomic DNA from Meriones unguiculatus strain TT.TT164.6M chromosome 1, Bangor_MerUng_6.1, whole genome shotgun sequence. It encodes these proteins:
- the Slc5a2 gene encoding sodium/glucose cotransporter 2; this encodes MLERMEEHVEEGSELGKQKVLIDNPADIVVIAAYFLLVIGVGLWSMFRTNRGTVGGYFLAGRSMVWWPVGASLFASNIGSGHFVGLAGTGAASGLAVAGFEWNALFVVLLLGWLFVPVYLTAGVITMPQYLRKRFGGHRIRLYLSVLSLFLYIFTKISVDMFSGAVFIQQALGWNIYASVIALLGITMIYTVTGGLAALMYTDTVQTFVILAGAFILTGYAFHEVGGYSGLFDKYLGAVTSLTVSTDPAVGNISSTCYQPRPDSYHLLRDPVTGDLPWPALLLGLTIVSGWYWCSDQVIVQRCLAGKNLTHIKAGCILCGYLKLMPMFLMVMPGMISRILYPDEVACVVPEVCKRVCGTEVGCSNIAYPRLVVKLMPNGLRGLMLAVMLAALMSSLASIFNSSSTLFTMDIYTRLRPRAGDKELLLVGRLWVVFIVAVSVAWLPVVQAAQGGQLFDYIQSVSSYLAPPVSAVFVLALFVPRVNEKGAFWGLVGGLLMGLARLIPEFFFGTGSCVRPSACPAFLCRVHYLYFAIVLFVCSGLLTLVISLCTAPIPQKHLHRLVYSLRHSKEEREDLDAQELESPAPPPVQNGCQEHAVGIEEVQAPAPGPLRQCLLWFCGMSRSASGSPPPTTEETAAATRRIEDIREDPSWARIVNLNALLMMTVAVFLWGFYA